In the genome of Salmo trutta chromosome 18, fSalTru1.1, whole genome shotgun sequence, one region contains:
- the LOC115153314 gene encoding forkhead box protein G1-like: protein MEDQKEPPMVHRSTSFSIKSLLLPSKCDKHDSVLPEKNTASSGSDSEKSLDPDMESAPLDREKQKEEDEGTLRTTEPSKNGKYDKPPFSYNALIMMAIRQSPEKRLTLNGIYEFIMKNFPYYREHKQGWQNSIRHNLSLNKCFVKVPRHYDDPGKGNYWMLDPSSDDVFIGGTTGKLRRRSATSRGKLAMKRGMRFSPLGLGINDRANNPLYWQISPFLSLHHPHYNGSSAGFLNQGHAYGSLLPGVEQLSNGDLTRHLSGSVGALGLSNSYGVSTSSLLSGQSGYFVSGSQHQSPHLQQSAQGYGVSTSSPQTLLSDSLRTSLPSFSPGVSSGFPGMLSHQKRVTPNAFLN from the coding sequence ATGGAAGATCAGAAAGAGCCGCCGATGGTGCACCGATCTACTTCATTTAGTATCAAGAGTCTGCTGCTTCCCTCAAAATGTGACAAACACGACTCTGTGCTCCCGGAAAAAAACACTGCTTCTTCGGGGTCTGATTCGGAAAAATCCCTGGATCCTGATATGGAATCTGCACCTTTGGACCGGGAGAAACAAAAGGAGGAAGACGAGGGTACCTTGCGGACGACAGAGCCTAGCAAAAATGGGAAATATGATAAACCGCCATTCAGCTACAACGCCTTGATTATGATGGCTATCAGACAAAGTCCTGAGAAGAGACTGACTCTGAACGGTATCTATGAGTTTATCATGAAGAACTTTCCATATTACCGGGAGCACAAGCAAGGCTGGCAAAACTCTATCCGACACAACCTAAGCCTCAATAAGTGTTTTGTGAAAGTGCCAAGGCATTACGACGACCCGGGCAAAGGGAACTACTGGATGTTGGACCCTTCGAGCGACGATGTGTTTATTGGTGGAACTACCGGGAAACTTCGGAGACGTTCTGCTACCTCCAGGGGCAAGTTGGCGATGAAACGTGGAATGCGCTTCTCGCCTCTTGGTTTGGGAATAAACGACAGGGCAAACAACCCTCTGTATTGGCAAATCTCGCCGTTTTTATCATTGCACCATCCCCACTACAATGGATCATCAGCAGGATTTCTGAACCAAGGGCACGCGTATGGGTCCCTACTCCCCGGGGTGGAGCAGCTGAGTAACGGGGACCTTACCCGCCATCTAAGTGGATCTGTCGGTGCTCTGGGCTTGTCAAACAGTTACGGTGTAAGCACGTCTAGTCTATTATCCGGACAGAGTGGCTACTTTGTCTCAGGGAGTCAGCATCAGTCGCCGCATCTCCAGCAGAGCGCGCAAGGCTACGGTGTATCCACGAGCTCCCCACAAACACTGCTCTCGGACTCACTTAGAACGTCCCTACCGTCTTTTTCACCGGGAGTTTCTAGCGGGTTTCCAGGAATGTTGTCACATCAAAAGAGGGTCACTCCAAATGCTTTCTTAAATTGA